The sequence GCTGGCGGAATGCCGATGCGGGCGATGCTCGCCAGCCGGCACCCGCAGCGTCCCACCGATGGCCACGATAAGACGATGGCTCCGTGCCTGCCCGCGAAATGTCGCCAATACAAGGTTAAGCCGCACAACTGGGCCAGAAATGTTGCGATGCCAGCCCCTTCGATGCCCAGCCCGAACCAGAAAATCATCACCGGGTCGAGTGCCGCGTTCATTGCGAAGGATGAAACTTGGGTCGTCATGCTGAGCACGGTATTGCCATCCGCTCTCACGATGAAACCACAGATCATATTGAATACCACTGCCACATAGCCCAACAGCAGCCAATGAAGATAAGCCACCGCCAGTGGCAAAATCGATGGTCCAGCGCCTAGCCATGTCAGCAAAGTTGGAGCCAACTGCCAGCCCGCGATAGCCGTTATGCCAGCAATTACCATCGCAGACCATAACGCGTGCGATGCATAATCGTTCGCAGAGTCATCGTCGGCACGTCCCAGGCTTCGAGCAATCAACGAGGCGGCCCCTGCACCGAAGATCTCGCCTATTGCCGTGATGCACATTGCAAATGGGAACGACAATGCCATCGCCGCGAGTGCTGCTGTTCCGAGCCGCCCCACGAAATAGGCGTTGAGCAACTGATAAGCGGCACTGACAGTGACGCCAATGACGGACGGAAGAGCCAGCCGCAGGATCAGTGGCAACAGTCGATCGTGGGCCATTGACTGCATCCGTGATGCCGCAACAGCTGGCGTGTTCATACTGTGGCCCCGTCCTTCACCCTTGTTGCGTCCACATCTTCCTGATTGTCCCTGAGCCATCCGGCATAAGCCGCGAGACAATGCAGCAACTGACGTCCCAGCATATTCGCCTCCTCTGCGGAAAAGTAAGGCAACGCACAATGCATCTGGATACGAAGTTTACCGTCCACACTATCGATATCTAACCACAACGTGTGATGACGGCTGGGCCCCATCTCATCACCCGTCCAGATCGTCGGTTGAGCAAGGCCGAGCAGCATGCGCGTACGAAGATTATCTAACACAGCGCGATAGTTGACGACAACACGCGGCCAGTCGAAATCCACCAGTGCCTTCGCCTGATCATCCGGCAGCAGATACGCAGCCGCCCGTAGCCCAATGCCATGGATCCGTGCCGAATTGCGCTGACGACGCACCGCTTTCAGACGTTCCGCCACACTGAGTCGCCCCTCACAAATGATGGCCAGCGGGACAAGTTCCGCGGTAAAGCCCATAACCGTCGACAGATCCTGACCGGGCAGGATAGGCGTGCGCAGCATGTCCATGCTGTCCAGAAACAGCCCTCGTCGCTGGTTGCCCCGTCCTGCCACCTCCGCCAAGGCGCACAGGATGACGTCGAACGCGTCAAAGCCGTGCCGGTCCGGATGCAGATCGAGCAGAATCTTTGTCGATTCCGCATCCAGATCCAGATAGCGAATCCCCTTGTGCGCGCACAAGGCCTCGAAAGCAGCATCACTGTGCATCTGCCCAGTGTGGAGCATCTCGAACAAGCGCCGGCTGGAATCAGCGCCACTATCGACTGGCTCAACCTCGAGGACTGTTGCACCATCCTCACGCAGCAGTTCCCATGGCCGGCTTCGCCAATAAGCAATGTTGCTGTCCAACGAACCGCTCACATGTTCGCGCAGCGCCTTCACCCATCGATTCAACTGCGCGCGGCCACTGAATGCGGGAGCCGGTGCTTGGCCATGCTCTATCGCCAGATAGTAGCGTTCTACTTCGTCCAGCAGCAGCCGGAACCCATAGCCGTCGACCAGGAAATGATGAATTATGATAAAAATCCAACCGTGCGGCCGCCCACCGACCTCCGCCTCGATCAATTGGAAACGCGACATCCAGGTACGACCATCGAACCGGAATGCATATTGCGCTTGCTCAGCGATACCAGAGACCTCTCGCGTGCAATCCCCGAGCTCTGAGTACGAGCCCAATGCAACTCGCTCCAGATGCAACGCTCCGACTCCGGTATGGAAGCGTAGATCAGCGTCATCTCGAGAGATCCTGGTGCGCAACAGTGGGTAGTCTTTCGCCAACCTAACGATAGCGGACTCCAATATCGCCGGATCCAAACGGCAGCTATCGTCCTGCCAGATCGCGCACATGTTGAAATGCTCGTCTAAACCCATGCGCCGATTCATGAAGCGTATCGTAGGCGTTACTTCCACTCCACCGTCGATTTCGCCATCGTGGTGCACCAGTTCGCCGGAGCGGCCATCGATCAGCCCAGCCAGTTCGCGTAACACTGGATAATCGTACAACTCGCTGACAGAAAAGCGGATGTCCATCCTGGCCGCCCGCGCCACACAGCGCACGCTCAGCATAGAGGTACCACCCAGTGAGAAGAAATGCGCGTCCGCACCAATCGTCGACATACCAAGCACTTCCTGCCAAACCGCGGCCAGTGCATGCTCGGTCGTGGTGACCAGCGGCGCGAATACGCCCACCGCGGTTTGCCGTGGAAACGGCAAGCGGGAACGGTCCAGTTTACCGCCCGGCAGCTTAGGCAAAGCCCGCAAGCGAACAAATGAACGGGGAATAGTATGGGGCAACAGCGAATGACGGAGCATTTGTCTGAACCCATCCTCTGTTGACGGCAGCTTCGCCTCCGTGCCCACCACGTAGGCAGTCAACAGCGGCTCGCCATCCGCAGCGCGGTGCAAATGCACCGCGGCCTCCTCGACCCCAGGACATTTTCCCAAGACGTGAGAAATCTCATCCAGTTCAACGCGCAAGCCATGGATCTTGATTTGGTTGTCACGCCTTCCG comes from Paraburkholderia youngii and encodes:
- a CDS encoding MATE family efflux transporter, with amino-acid sequence MAHDRLLPLILRLALPSVIGVTVSAAYQLLNAYFVGRLGTAALAAMALSFPFAMCITAIGEIFGAGAASLIARSLGRADDDSANDYASHALWSAMVIAGITAIAGWQLAPTLLTWLGAGPSILPLAVAYLHWLLLGYVAVVFNMICGFIVRADGNTVLSMTTQVSSFAMNAALDPVMIFWFGLGIEGAGIATFLAQLCGLTLYWRHFAGRHGAIVLSWPSVGRCGCRLASIARIGIPPALNTLLAVAAMSMLNGFAARYGEASVAAIGLASRLAMLAALPLYGLCSGAQSVVGFNVGAGNWTRVAQAVRAMVAVALTFAGVYAGWVAWQARTIIGWFAHESAMIDIGSRAILLFHCALPVLGMQQVCLLFMQAKGNAIWATLVAVLRHGLFLMPLMALLQHAYGQDGLLFSVAAADMAAGLIAMVILYSEMRQIDKASRVAPF